In the genome of Paenibacillus pabuli, one region contains:
- the yihA gene encoding ribosome biogenesis GTP-binding protein YihA/YsxC has protein sequence MKVNQSEFIISAVRPEQYPEDGLPEIALAGRSNVGKSSLINRLINRKNLARTSSTPGKTQQLNYYKINQDLYFVDFPGYGYAKVSKEQRFAWGKMMEKYLLQRKELKLVMQMVDIRHEPSKDDKMMNEWLRHHGLPLVVVATKLDKIPKTRRPKHIKIIKQGLDLRPGDLFVPFSSEEGLGKEELWEIITRYAGIGQATDEDEPQAEESHEDHEMNK, from the coding sequence ATGAAAGTAAATCAATCCGAATTTATTATCAGCGCCGTTCGGCCTGAACAATACCCCGAGGACGGCCTGCCCGAGATTGCCTTGGCGGGACGATCCAATGTAGGGAAATCATCTTTGATCAACCGTTTGATTAATCGCAAAAACTTGGCACGGACAAGTTCCACCCCTGGTAAGACACAGCAACTGAACTATTATAAAATCAATCAGGATCTCTATTTTGTGGATTTTCCGGGTTATGGCTATGCTAAGGTATCGAAAGAGCAGCGTTTTGCCTGGGGTAAGATGATGGAGAAGTACCTATTGCAGCGTAAGGAATTGAAGCTCGTTATGCAGATGGTGGATATCAGACACGAACCATCCAAGGATGACAAAATGATGAATGAGTGGCTGCGTCATCATGGGCTTCCTCTCGTTGTAGTAGCAACCAAACTGGACAAGATTCCCAAAACACGTCGACCAAAACATATCAAAATCATCAAGCAAGGGCTGGATCTTCGTCCAGGTGATCTGTTTGTACCGTTTTCATCGGAAGAAGGTTTGGGGAAAGAAGAATTATGGGAGATCATCACCCGTTATGCTGGAATCGGTCAGGCTACAGACGAAGATGAGCCACAAGCTGAAGAAAGTCACGAAGACCACGAAATGAACAAATAA
- the cobA gene encoding uroporphyrinogen-III C-methyltransferase: protein MVGKVFLVGAGPGDAKLITVKGWESIGKADAVVYDRLASPRLLKQMKPGAVKIYVGKRPDRHTMKQEEINQLLVDLALEGKVVVRLKGGDPTIFGRVGEEADLLRKNGVPFEIVPGVTAAISVPAYAGIPVTHRDYASSISIITGHESPDKLDRSIHWDKVTNATGTLVFMMGVAKIGYISEQLIRHGRPAQTPVALVRWGTRAEQDTITGTLEDIEAKVIAANFQPPAVIVVGEVVNQREQLKWAEALPLFGKRILVTRARSQASELVNRIEELGGEPYEFPVIETVMPSGESALESVKQAYGVLDTFDWIFFTSVNGVEFFFRHLEQQGKDIRSIHQARVAAVGPSTGEALRKYGIVAEVIQGPFQAEGMLEAFESELKEGQRVLLPHGDLARSWLPEQLRERGLLVTEAIIYDTILAGEDDDELLKLLEEGGIHAMTFTSSSTVTNFMNILKRMGLQDPLSLLKNVEVACIGPVTAKTAEAAGLKVTMMAEEATIESLISVLSEWKRKPATEAVFPR from the coding sequence ATGGTGGGAAAGGTCTTTTTGGTAGGTGCAGGTCCAGGGGATGCCAAGCTGATTACAGTGAAGGGTTGGGAATCAATCGGTAAGGCGGATGCTGTCGTATATGATCGGCTGGCTAGTCCAAGATTACTTAAACAAATGAAGCCTGGTGCAGTTAAGATATATGTAGGTAAACGACCGGATCGACATACGATGAAGCAGGAAGAAATCAACCAGCTGCTGGTTGATCTTGCCCTGGAAGGCAAGGTTGTGGTCCGGCTTAAAGGGGGCGACCCCACGATATTTGGCCGTGTAGGTGAAGAGGCGGATTTGTTGCGCAAAAACGGGGTTCCTTTTGAAATTGTCCCTGGGGTAACTGCAGCAATAAGTGTACCTGCTTACGCCGGAATACCCGTGACCCATCGTGACTATGCTTCATCCATCTCCATTATTACGGGACATGAAAGTCCGGACAAGCTTGATCGCAGCATTCATTGGGATAAGGTGACGAATGCAACGGGTACACTTGTTTTCATGATGGGTGTTGCCAAAATTGGATATATTAGCGAACAGTTGATACGTCACGGACGCCCGGCCCAAACACCAGTCGCATTGGTTCGTTGGGGTACGAGAGCCGAGCAGGATACGATTACAGGCACGCTTGAAGATATCGAAGCCAAAGTCATCGCTGCGAACTTTCAACCCCCCGCTGTCATTGTGGTTGGTGAGGTAGTAAACCAGCGTGAACAGTTGAAATGGGCAGAAGCCTTACCGCTGTTTGGCAAACGAATCCTGGTGACGCGGGCACGCAGTCAGGCTAGTGAATTGGTGAATCGCATTGAGGAACTTGGCGGTGAGCCTTATGAATTTCCGGTAATCGAGACTGTAATGCCTTCAGGGGAGTCGGCACTTGAAAGTGTCAAACAGGCCTATGGTGTGTTAGATACATTTGACTGGATATTTTTCACAAGTGTAAACGGAGTGGAGTTTTTCTTCCGTCATTTGGAGCAGCAGGGGAAAGATATTCGATCCATTCATCAAGCGAGAGTGGCGGCGGTAGGGCCTTCCACTGGGGAAGCTTTGCGTAAGTATGGTATCGTAGCCGAGGTCATTCAAGGGCCATTTCAGGCAGAAGGCATGCTTGAAGCTTTTGAAAGTGAACTAAAGGAAGGTCAGAGGGTTCTGTTACCGCATGGAGACCTTGCGCGCTCCTGGCTGCCTGAACAGTTGAGAGAACGGGGACTTTTGGTCACCGAGGCCATTATATATGACACCATTTTGGCTGGCGAGGATGACGACGAACTGCTGAAGCTGCTTGAAGAGGGCGGCATTCATGCGATGACCTTCACGAGTTCATCTACCGTAACCAATTTCATGAACATTCTGAAACGTATGGGATTGCAGGACCCCTTGTCTTTATTGAAAAATGTTGAGGTTGCGTGTATCGGGCCTGTTACTGCGAAGACGGCGGAAGCAGCAGGCTTGAAAGTCACCATGATGGCTGAAGAAGCAACCATTGAGAGTCTGATTTCTGTGTTGTCCGAGTGGAAACGAAAGCCTGCGACAGAAGCTGTATTTCCCCGTTAA
- a CDS encoding non-ribosomal peptide synthetase module has translation MAQRLATEYVKATLKLSEPQMHQFLRMTDDGRIHQRVKVMENGCQEIVLEDVSGEQVHFPFDRMEGFYICELSCRLVNHHLTNVVRKLFMNFKGDGVIHRIYEEFTMTYVYAQGVVRKIVEQTGENIRVIYEYKNTLLELQHVFHARDVEREINRIYVETDLLLDTRRGASTPEQIQQIDEKLARNQKRLFELEAY, from the coding sequence ATGGCTCAGCGATTAGCCACAGAGTATGTTAAAGCGACTTTGAAATTGTCAGAACCCCAGATGCATCAGTTTTTGCGCATGACAGACGATGGCCGGATTCATCAACGTGTGAAGGTGATGGAGAATGGCTGTCAGGAGATTGTGTTAGAAGATGTGAGTGGAGAACAAGTTCATTTCCCATTTGACCGTATGGAAGGGTTTTACATCTGTGAGTTATCTTGCCGCCTGGTAAACCATCATCTGACGAACGTAGTTCGGAAGCTCTTTATGAACTTTAAGGGTGACGGCGTTATCCATCGTATTTATGAAGAGTTCACCATGACGTATGTTTATGCTCAAGGCGTTGTCCGTAAAATCGTGGAGCAGACCGGTGAGAATATCCGAGTCATCTACGAATACAAAAATACATTGCTTGAGTTGCAGCATGTATTCCATGCTCGGGATGTTGAACGCGAGATAAACCGGATTTACGTCGAGACTGATTTATTACTCGATACAAGAAGGGGTGCTTCTACTCCTGAACAAATCCAACAGATTGATGAAAAGCTTGCTCGTAACCAGAAACGGCTGTTTGAGCTTGAAGCCTATTAA
- the hemA gene encoding glutamyl-tRNA reductase: protein MHIVVVGLNYRTAPVEVRERFTFAEKDLSEALQQLKLTKSVLEGVIVATCNRTELYVVVDRLHMCGYFIRTFMEQWFNVPREEFTQHLYIYEDDQAMRHLFRVICGLDSMVIGETQILGQVKQAFFKAQEEKVTGTWFNKLFKQAVTLGKRAHSETSIGESAVSVSYAAVELGKRIFGMFTDKKVLILGAGKMSELTVKHLYANGASEVIVANRTLARAEELAAKFRGTPCTMEQALARLNEVDIVISSTGAEKYVLDATVVRESMKRRQSRPLFLIDIAVPRDIDPAIGELSNVFLYDIDDLEGIVESNLEMRKVEAAKIEEMIELEMEDYYHWLKTLGVRPVIRALQEKGASIHEETMDSLFNKLPELDEHQRKVIRRLTKSIVNQMTTDPINRIKEMAGSKHGDEALRMFTQIFALEDAVEVAAEKVNQSDASALRKPDAVHLNDSRQDPVPAYAPAGV, encoded by the coding sequence ATGCACATCGTTGTCGTTGGTTTGAACTATCGCACGGCGCCTGTAGAGGTTAGGGAACGATTCACATTTGCAGAAAAGGATTTGTCTGAAGCGCTGCAGCAGCTCAAGCTGACCAAGAGTGTATTGGAAGGTGTAATCGTAGCCACATGTAACCGTACCGAGTTGTATGTTGTGGTAGACCGTCTTCACATGTGTGGTTATTTTATTCGGACATTCATGGAACAATGGTTTAATGTTCCACGGGAAGAATTCACGCAACACTTATATATATATGAAGATGATCAAGCCATGCGCCATTTGTTCCGTGTCATCTGTGGGCTGGACTCAATGGTTATTGGCGAGACTCAGATTCTTGGACAGGTGAAACAGGCTTTTTTCAAAGCCCAAGAAGAGAAAGTTACGGGGACCTGGTTTAACAAGCTGTTCAAACAGGCAGTTACATTAGGCAAACGCGCGCATTCAGAGACTTCGATCGGAGAGAGTGCGGTATCTGTAAGTTATGCTGCTGTAGAACTGGGCAAGCGTATCTTTGGTATGTTTACGGATAAAAAGGTGCTGATTCTGGGTGCCGGCAAAATGAGTGAACTTACCGTAAAACATCTGTATGCCAACGGAGCTTCCGAAGTCATTGTGGCGAATCGTACACTTGCGCGAGCTGAGGAACTGGCAGCGAAGTTTCGGGGAACCCCTTGCACGATGGAGCAGGCATTGGCGAGACTGAACGAGGTTGATATTGTCATCAGTTCGACAGGCGCCGAAAAATATGTACTGGATGCCACAGTTGTGCGGGAGAGTATGAAGCGTCGTCAATCACGCCCACTGTTCCTCATTGATATTGCTGTTCCGCGGGATATCGATCCGGCGATCGGCGAGTTATCCAATGTATTCCTTTATGATATTGATGATTTGGAAGGAATCGTGGAGAGCAATCTGGAGATGCGTAAGGTGGAAGCTGCCAAAATCGAGGAAATGATTGAACTGGAGATGGAAGATTATTATCACTGGCTCAAAACGTTGGGCGTTCGTCCTGTGATTCGTGCTTTGCAGGAGAAAGGTGCTTCCATTCATGAAGAAACGATGGATAGTCTATTTAATAAATTGCCTGAACTGGACGAACATCAGCGCAAAGTGATCCGTCGTCTGACGAAAAGCATCGTGAATCAAATGACCACAGATCCAATTAACCGGATTAAGGAAATGGCAGGTTCCAAGCACGGTGATGAAGCGCTGCGCATGTTTACTCAGATCTTTGCTCTGGAGGATGCAGTAGAGGTGGCCGCTGAGAAAGTGAATCAGAGTGATGCCTCGGCTCTGCGCAAACCGGATGCCGTTCATCTTAATGATTCCCGGCAAGACCCCGTGCCGGCTTATGCTCCGGCAGGCGTATAA
- the hemB gene encoding porphobilinogen synthase, whose translation MSFPIVRHRRLRQSTGIRNMVRETHLTVDDFIQPIYVTYGENVKSEIKSMPGVFRFSLDRLQEEVKEIADLGIPAVLLFGIPETKDSVGSSGFAEDGIVQEATKLIKSWYPELLVVADTCLCEFTDHGHCGMVHTVEVDGHICGDVLNDESLDLLVKTAVSQAKAGADIIAPSNMMDGFVQAIRAGLDENGFSHIPIMSYSVKYASAFYGPFREAADSTPQFGDRKSYQMDPANAREALREAETDVLEGADMLMVKPSLSYLDVMRTIKDQFDLPLVAYNVSGEYAMVKAAAIQGWIDEKKVAMEILLSMKRAGADMIITYYGKDASRWLAEK comes from the coding sequence ATGAGTTTTCCAATTGTACGGCATCGCCGCTTACGTCAGTCCACAGGTATTCGCAATATGGTGAGAGAGACCCATTTGACTGTGGATGACTTTATCCAACCCATCTATGTCACTTATGGTGAAAATGTAAAATCCGAGATCAAATCCATGCCGGGTGTATTCCGCTTCTCGCTGGATCGTCTGCAGGAAGAAGTAAAGGAGATTGCGGATCTGGGTATTCCGGCTGTGCTCTTATTCGGCATTCCCGAAACCAAAGATAGTGTTGGATCGTCTGGATTCGCAGAAGATGGCATTGTACAGGAAGCTACCAAGCTGATTAAGTCCTGGTACCCTGAACTGTTGGTCGTTGCGGATACCTGTCTATGCGAATTCACCGATCACGGTCATTGTGGCATGGTGCACACCGTTGAAGTGGACGGTCACATTTGTGGAGATGTTCTTAATGACGAATCGCTGGATCTGCTCGTGAAAACAGCGGTATCCCAAGCCAAAGCTGGAGCGGACATCATTGCACCATCCAATATGATGGATGGATTTGTCCAAGCGATCCGTGCCGGACTGGATGAGAATGGCTTTAGCCATATTCCGATCATGTCCTACTCCGTAAAATATGCGTCGGCGTTCTATGGTCCATTCCGTGAAGCAGCGGATTCCACGCCACAATTCGGAGATCGCAAGTCGTATCAGATGGACCCGGCTAACGCTCGTGAAGCATTGCGTGAAGCCGAAACCGATGTGCTGGAAGGAGCGGACATGTTGATGGTGAAACCTTCACTGTCCTATCTTGATGTTATGCGTACGATCAAGGATCAATTTGATCTTCCACTGGTAGCTTACAACGTAAGTGGTGAGTATGCCATGGTGAAGGCAGCGGCGATTCAAGGCTGGATTGATGAGAAGAAAGTGGCCATGGAAATTCTGCTGAGCATGAAACGTGCGGGTGCTGATATGATTATTACCTACTACGGAAAAGACGCCTCACGCTGGTTGGCCGAAAAATAA
- the lon gene encoding endopeptidase La has product MGPSKTKGRRFPLLPLRGLLVYPSMVLHLDVGREKSVKALEKAMVEEHLILLCSQAEVNIEEPTQDDIFRIGTVAKVRQMLKLPNGTIRVLVEGLERAEIIEYTDNEEYYEVLAQELPEEENSHPETDALMRTVLNQFENYINLSKKVTPETLAAVSDIEEPGRLADVITSHLSLKIKDKQEILETIDVRERLEKLLDILNNEREVLELERKISQRVKKQMEKTQKEYYLREQMKAIQKELGEKEGRAGEVEELRNQMEALGLPDKVKEKVEKEIDRLEKMPSSSAEGGVIRNYVDWLLGLPWTQMTDDDLDIQKAEDVLNADHYGLEKPKERVLEYLAVQKLVKKLKGPILCLVGPPGVGKTSLARSIARSLGREFVRISLGGVRDEAEIRGHRRTYVGAMPGRIIQGMKTAGSLNPVFLLDEIDKMASDFRGDPSAALLEVLDPEQNNTFSDHFVELPFDLSNVMFITTANTVHNIPRPLLDRMEMLNIPGYTELEKLQIAKNYLLPKQKQDHGLEEDQLNIGDDSLLRVIREYTRESGVRNLEQQMASLCRKAAKNIVSGMEGQINITPDEVKDYLGPGKFRYGMAELEDQIGTVTGLAWTEVGGDTLVIEVTVVPGTGKLTLTGKLGDVMKESAQAAFSYTRSKAAQLGIPSDFHEKNDIHIHVPEGAIPKDGPSAGITMATALISALTNKHVSKDIAMTGEITLRGRVLPIGGLKEKSLAAHRAGYKKILLPKDNERDLRDIPDSIKEDVEFVPVAHMDQVLQHALVEQAGMHL; this is encoded by the coding sequence ATGGGACCGAGCAAAACGAAAGGTCGTCGTTTTCCTTTACTGCCTTTAAGAGGACTTCTCGTCTACCCGAGTATGGTACTGCATCTCGATGTGGGCCGGGAGAAATCGGTCAAGGCTTTAGAAAAAGCGATGGTAGAAGAACATTTGATTCTCCTATGTTCCCAAGCCGAGGTAAATATTGAAGAACCAACACAAGATGACATTTTCAGAATCGGAACTGTTGCCAAGGTGAGACAGATGCTGAAGCTTCCAAACGGAACGATTCGTGTACTTGTGGAAGGCTTGGAACGGGCTGAAATCATTGAATATACGGACAACGAGGAATACTATGAGGTTCTGGCTCAAGAGCTTCCTGAAGAGGAGAACAGTCATCCGGAAACAGATGCACTGATGCGTACAGTTCTGAACCAGTTCGAAAATTATATTAATCTGTCCAAAAAGGTTACACCCGAGACACTTGCAGCCGTGTCAGATATCGAAGAACCAGGTCGCTTGGCCGATGTTATCACCAGTCACCTGTCCTTGAAGATTAAGGACAAACAGGAGATTTTGGAGACCATCGACGTCCGTGAACGGTTGGAGAAGCTGCTGGACATCCTGAACAATGAGAGGGAAGTACTGGAGCTTGAACGCAAAATCAGCCAGCGCGTGAAGAAACAAATGGAAAAAACCCAGAAAGAATACTATCTGCGTGAGCAGATGAAGGCAATTCAGAAAGAGCTGGGTGAGAAAGAGGGCCGTGCCGGCGAGGTGGAGGAACTCCGCAATCAGATGGAGGCCCTTGGCTTGCCGGACAAGGTGAAGGAAAAGGTTGAGAAAGAAATTGATCGACTGGAGAAAATGCCATCCAGTTCTGCTGAAGGCGGCGTAATTCGCAACTATGTGGATTGGCTGCTGGGACTGCCTTGGACGCAGATGACAGACGATGATCTGGATATCCAAAAGGCTGAAGATGTGCTAAATGCAGATCACTACGGTTTGGAAAAACCGAAAGAGCGTGTGCTTGAATATCTGGCTGTTCAGAAGCTTGTGAAAAAGCTTAAAGGACCGATCCTCTGTCTGGTTGGACCTCCAGGGGTCGGCAAAACATCGCTTGCCCGCTCCATTGCCAGATCGCTTGGACGCGAATTCGTCAGAATATCGCTTGGCGGTGTAAGGGATGAAGCCGAAATTCGTGGTCATCGTCGTACCTATGTGGGTGCAATGCCAGGCCGTATCATTCAGGGTATGAAAACGGCGGGTTCACTCAATCCGGTGTTCCTGCTGGACGAGATCGATAAAATGGCTTCAGACTTCCGTGGAGACCCTTCCGCAGCGTTGCTTGAAGTACTTGATCCTGAACAGAACAACACGTTCAGTGACCATTTTGTAGAATTGCCGTTTGACTTATCTAACGTTATGTTTATTACAACGGCCAACACCGTGCATAACATTCCACGTCCACTTCTGGACCGGATGGAGATGCTCAATATTCCGGGGTATACCGAACTGGAGAAGCTGCAAATTGCCAAAAACTATTTGCTGCCAAAACAGAAACAGGACCATGGCCTGGAAGAAGATCAGCTCAATATCGGGGATGACAGCTTGCTGCGTGTCATTCGTGAATATACACGAGAGTCCGGCGTACGGAATCTGGAACAACAGATGGCTTCGTTGTGCCGGAAAGCGGCCAAAAACATCGTGTCCGGTATGGAAGGCCAGATTAACATTACACCGGATGAAGTGAAGGATTACCTTGGTCCTGGTAAATTCCGCTATGGTATGGCTGAACTGGAAGATCAGATTGGTACTGTGACGGGACTGGCGTGGACTGAAGTGGGTGGAGATACCCTTGTGATCGAGGTTACCGTTGTGCCTGGAACAGGCAAGCTGACGCTGACAGGTAAACTGGGCGATGTCATGAAGGAATCGGCTCAGGCGGCATTCAGCTACACCCGCTCCAAAGCTGCACAGCTTGGCATTCCGTCTGACTTCCACGAGAAAAACGATATCCATATTCACGTTCCGGAAGGAGCCATTCCAAAAGATGGACCATCTGCCGGGATTACGATGGCGACAGCGTTAATCTCTGCGTTGACGAACAAACATGTCTCCAAAGACATTGCCATGACTGGCGAAATAACGCTGCGTGGCCGCGTGTTGCCGATTGGCGGACTGAAGGAAAAATCACTGGCAGCCCACCGCGCCGGTTACAAAAAAATATTATTGCCCAAGGATAACGAACGGGACCTGCGGGATATTCCGGACAGCATCAAGGAAGATGTGGAATTTGTCCCTGTAGCCCATATGGATCAGGTGCTGCAACATGCGCTTGTAGAACAGGCAGGAATGCATCTGTAG
- a CDS encoding precorrin-2 dehydrogenase/sirohydrochlorin ferrochelatase family protein, translating into MERYTPIFVDISGRSCCVVGGGRVAERKIKGLLHAEAQIKVISPEITPTLQQLHHDSRIQWLARSYRNGDLRGAFLVYAATDHSEVNTAVVQEAEDAGILVNDAISSERSTFITPSVVRRGRLSIAISTAGAGPLAAAEIRATLEQQFGDEYETYIEFLYQMRMEVKARVSTPGVRAKLFRRLTEMNVLENIRTGQFKWWTEEQIGDWISHNQEDV; encoded by the coding sequence ATGGAACGGTACACGCCAATATTTGTAGATATATCAGGAAGATCCTGCTGCGTCGTTGGAGGCGGACGTGTTGCTGAACGTAAAATAAAAGGTTTGCTTCATGCGGAAGCGCAAATCAAAGTGATTAGTCCGGAAATTACGCCAACGTTACAACAATTGCATCATGATTCCCGAATTCAATGGCTGGCCCGGTCCTACCGCAATGGAGATTTGCGGGGGGCCTTTCTCGTATATGCGGCAACGGACCATAGTGAAGTGAACACAGCTGTTGTCCAAGAAGCTGAAGATGCGGGTATACTGGTGAATGACGCCATATCTTCTGAGCGAAGCACCTTTATTACACCAAGTGTAGTCAGGCGTGGCAGACTAAGCATTGCGATATCGACCGCTGGAGCAGGGCCTCTGGCTGCCGCAGAAATTCGTGCTACCTTGGAACAGCAATTCGGAGATGAGTATGAGACATATATTGAATTTTTGTATCAGATGAGGATGGAAGTAAAGGCACGTGTATCTACTCCAGGTGTCAGAGCTAAATTATTCCGTCGTTTAACCGAAATGAATGTGCTTGAGAATATCCGTACAGGTCAGTTTAAGTGGTGGACCGAAGAACAAATTGGGGACTGGATATCCCATAATCAGGAGGACGTGTAG
- the hemC gene encoding hydroxymethylbilane synthase encodes MRTIKVGSRQSALALTQTGHVIQDLRDICEREGLAFDFEVHKIVTKGDLILDVTLSKVGGKGLFVKEIEQAMMDHTIDMAVHSMKDMPSELPEGLTNGAVPRRADPRDALISNGGLTLDQLPEGARVGTSSLRRSSQLKAYRPDLQLESLRGNIDSRLRKLETEGLDAIILAAAGLYRMGWQDRITEYLSEEACLPAVGQGALGIECREDDAELLHLLQLYNDPETAFPVLAERRFLSVLNGGCQVPIGAHAVWVPQQDADSPNGQNALQLTGMVGTPDGGLILKEALTGKDPVRLGEEVAWRLIERGAEQILAEVRG; translated from the coding sequence ATGCGGACAATTAAAGTGGGAAGCAGACAAAGCGCACTTGCTTTAACCCAGACTGGCCATGTAATTCAAGATTTACGTGATATTTGTGAACGGGAGGGATTAGCTTTTGATTTTGAAGTACATAAAATCGTTACAAAAGGAGATTTGATTCTTGACGTAACCCTGTCCAAAGTCGGAGGCAAAGGACTGTTTGTCAAAGAGATTGAACAGGCGATGATGGATCATACGATTGATATGGCTGTCCACAGCATGAAGGATATGCCTTCCGAGCTGCCTGAAGGGTTGACGAACGGAGCTGTTCCACGCCGTGCAGATCCACGTGATGCACTGATTTCGAATGGTGGACTCACATTGGATCAATTGCCGGAAGGTGCAAGAGTGGGGACGAGCAGTCTGCGTCGATCCAGTCAATTGAAAGCATACCGTCCTGATTTGCAACTCGAATCGCTCCGTGGCAATATTGATTCCCGTCTGCGCAAGCTGGAGACAGAGGGGTTGGATGCCATTATTTTGGCTGCTGCTGGTTTGTATCGAATGGGCTGGCAGGATCGGATTACGGAATATCTGTCAGAAGAGGCTTGTCTTCCTGCAGTAGGTCAGGGTGCGCTCGGCATTGAATGCCGTGAAGATGATGCGGAACTTCTCCATCTGTTGCAATTGTATAACGATCCGGAAACCGCATTTCCTGTGTTGGCTGAACGTCGCTTCCTTAGTGTATTAAATGGGGGCTGTCAGGTTCCGATTGGAGCTCATGCGGTATGGGTGCCGCAGCAAGATGCAGATTCCCCGAATGGACAAAACGCGTTACAATTAACAGGTATGGTCGGCACGCCAGACGGTGGACTGATTCTTAAAGAAGCTTTGACAGGCAAAGATCCGGTTCGTCTTGGAGAAGAAGTGGCTTGGAGATTGATTGAACGGGGAGCAGAGCAGATACTGGCAGAAGTTAGGGGATGA
- the ccsA gene encoding cytochrome c biogenesis protein CcsA, with amino-acid sequence MTLAEQIYEALIYMYALSLLFYFSDCIRRNAGAKRTGTGFLVIVWALQVFHVILRMLTERHFPIYTTFDFLFIFSFSIVLVSLVMTRIQRSEFVILLLNVVGFFVTVLNRLWFTAGEISLHNWQTVHGLLIMHITLANLGFAALTVGAVFAMLYLFLHRKLKNKKWNDTVRRLPSLEVIGKYMDGATLIGTPLLGVSIMLAVLSIVAETRWGLLLDLKVIATGLAIAIYVGYFVFKRRKQFSTVIMARWTLIGYAFVIISFLSNAYSAFHRWTGE; translated from the coding sequence TTGACCCTGGCTGAACAAATCTATGAAGCTTTAATCTATATGTATGCCCTGAGCCTACTGTTCTATTTCTCGGACTGCATTCGACGCAATGCGGGGGCGAAGCGGACAGGCACAGGGTTTCTTGTTATTGTATGGGCGCTTCAGGTGTTCCATGTCATTTTACGTATGTTAACCGAAAGGCATTTCCCAATCTACACCACGTTTGATTTTTTGTTTATCTTTTCATTTAGCATCGTGCTGGTGTCTCTGGTAATGACACGGATCCAGCGATCCGAATTTGTCATTCTGTTGCTGAACGTGGTGGGTTTCTTCGTTACGGTGTTGAACCGTTTGTGGTTTACCGCAGGTGAGATATCTCTCCATAACTGGCAGACTGTGCACGGATTGCTTATTATGCATATCACCTTGGCGAATCTTGGTTTTGCGGCGCTGACGGTGGGTGCTGTATTTGCCATGTTATATCTGTTTCTGCACCGCAAGCTGAAGAATAAGAAATGGAATGATACCGTACGTCGTTTGCCAAGTCTCGAAGTGATCGGCAAATACATGGATGGGGCTACACTGATCGGCACACCTCTTCTTGGTGTTTCAATCATGCTCGCGGTATTGTCTATTGTGGCCGAGACGCGCTGGGGCCTGCTTCTGGATCTCAAGGTTATTGCCACGGGGCTTGCCATAGCGATCTATGTGGGGTACTTCGTCTTCAAAAGAAGGAAGCAGTTCTCCACAGTCATTATGGCGAGATGGACGCTGATTGGATATGCTTTTGTCATTATCAGTTTTTTATCCAATGCGTATTCAGCGTTTCATCGTTGGACGGGAGAGTGA